In one window of Synechococcus sp. M16CYN DNA:
- a CDS encoding form I ribulose bisphosphate carboxylase large subunit: MSKKYDAGVKEYRDTYWTPDYVPLDTDLLACFKCTGQEGVPKEEVAAAVAAESSTGTWSTVWSELLTDLDFYKGRCYRIEDVPGDKEAFYAFVAYPLDLFEEGSITNVLTSLVGNVFGFKALRHLRLEDIRFPIAFIKSCYGPPNGIAVERDRMNKYGRPLLGCTIKPKLGLSGKNYGRVVYECLRGGLDFTKDDENINSQPFQRWQNRFEFVAEAIKLSEQETGERKGHYLNVTANTPEEMYERAEFAKELGMPIIMHDFITGGFTANTGLSRWCRKNGMLLHIHRAMHAVIDRHPKHGIHFRVLAKCLRLSGGDQLHTGTVVGKLEGDRQTTLGYIDQLRESFVPEDRSRGNFFDQDWGSMPGVFAVASGGIHVWHMPALVAIFGDDSVLQFGGGTHGHPWGSAAGAAANRVALEACVKARNAGREIEQESRDILMEAGKHSPELAIALDTWKEIKFEFDTVDKLDVQ; the protein is encoded by the coding sequence ATGAGCAAAAAGTACGACGCTGGGGTCAAGGAGTACAGGGACACTTACTGGACTCCTGATTACGTTCCCTTAGATACCGACCTTTTAGCCTGTTTCAAGTGCACCGGCCAAGAAGGTGTTCCAAAAGAAGAAGTTGCCGCTGCTGTGGCTGCTGAATCCTCAACTGGCACCTGGTCCACTGTGTGGTCCGAGCTGCTTACCGACCTCGATTTCTACAAAGGCCGCTGCTATCGCATTGAAGACGTTCCTGGTGACAAGGAAGCCTTTTATGCTTTTGTCGCCTATCCTCTCGACTTGTTTGAGGAAGGCTCCATTACCAACGTTCTGACTTCACTGGTTGGCAACGTGTTTGGCTTCAAGGCTTTGCGCCATCTACGATTGGAAGACATACGTTTTCCAATCGCTTTTATCAAGAGCTGCTACGGCCCGCCGAACGGTATCGCTGTTGAGCGCGATCGGATGAATAAGTACGGTCGCCCTCTGTTGGGTTGCACCATTAAACCAAAACTTGGCTTGAGCGGCAAAAACTATGGACGTGTTGTCTACGAGTGTCTGCGCGGCGGTCTGGACTTCACTAAAGATGACGAAAACATCAACTCCCAGCCTTTCCAACGCTGGCAAAATCGCTTCGAATTTGTTGCGGAAGCCATCAAACTGTCCGAACAAGAGACTGGTGAGCGCAAAGGTCATTACCTCAACGTGACCGCCAACACCCCTGAAGAAATGTATGAGCGTGCCGAGTTCGCCAAAGAACTTGGCATGCCAATCATCATGCATGACTTCATTACCGGCGGTTTCACCGCGAACACTGGTCTATCGAGGTGGTGTCGCAAGAACGGCATGCTGCTACATATTCACCGTGCCATGCATGCTGTGATTGACCGCCATCCCAAGCACGGCATTCACTTCCGTGTCCTCGCCAAGTGCTTACGTCTATCCGGGGGTGACCAACTGCACACCGGCACCGTGGTCGGCAAGTTGGAAGGCGATCGTCAGACCACCCTCGGTTACATAGATCAATTGCGCGAATCTTTCGTTCCTGAAGATCGTAGCCGTGGCAACTTCTTTGATCAGGATTGGGGTTCCATGCCTGGTGTGTTTGCCGTTGCTTCCGGCGGTATTCATGTATGGCACATGCCCGCGCTAGTTGCCATTTTCGGTGATGATTCGGTTCTTCAGTTCGGTGGTGGTACCCATGGCCATCCTTGGGGCTCCGCTGCTGGCGCTGCTGCTAACCGTGTGGCTCTCGAGGCTTGCGTTAAGGCACGCAATGCTGGTCGCGAGATCGAGCAAGAAAGCCGTGACATTCTCATGGAGGCCGGTAAGCATAGCCCTGAGCTGGCCATCGCTCTCGATACCTGGAAGGAAATCAAGTTCGAGTTCGACACTGTCGACAAACTCGACGTCCAATGA
- a CDS encoding BMC domain-containing protein has translation MANETMGIALGMIETRGLVPAIEAADAMTKAAEVRLIGREFVGGGYVTVLVRGETGAVNAAVRAGADACERVGDGLVAAHIIARPHREVEPALGNGNFLSGQKD, from the coding sequence ATGGCTAACGAAACCATGGGTATCGCTCTCGGCATGATCGAGACCCGCGGCCTGGTTCCCGCAATTGAGGCAGCTGATGCCATGACCAAGGCTGCTGAGGTGCGCCTAATTGGTCGTGAGTTCGTCGGCGGCGGTTATGTAACTGTTTTGGTCCGTGGCGAAACCGGCGCCGTAAACGCCGCAGTGCGTGCCGGTGCAGATGCTTGCGAGCGTGTAGGAGACGGCTTGGTTGCTGCTCACATCATTGCCCGCCCCCATCGTGAAGTAGAGCCTGCACTTGGCAATGGCAACTTCCTTAGTGGTCAGAAGGACTGA
- a CDS encoding non-canonical purine NTP pyrophosphatase, whose product MSRLLTIASGNPNKVAEIGSMLGPLPLIVQRQPDDLNVEETGVTYQENASLKAAAAARRTNSWAIADDSGLEVDALQGAPGLYSARYASDDNAKVRRLLSELGNCPYRSACFRSTMVLSNPRGCCVAAAEGVCWGEVLTAPAYPNGGYESLIWVREARCSYGQLNLPQLNKLGSRGKAARALATLLRKHLKLD is encoded by the coding sequence TTGAGCCGGCTTTTGACCATTGCTAGCGGCAACCCAAATAAAGTCGCAGAGATTGGTTCCATGCTCGGGCCTTTACCTCTCATCGTTCAGCGTCAACCCGACGATTTGAACGTTGAAGAAACCGGCGTTACATACCAGGAAAATGCCAGCCTTAAGGCGGCGGCAGCGGCACGTCGAACTAACAGCTGGGCAATTGCTGATGATTCTGGGCTAGAGGTTGACGCTTTGCAAGGAGCGCCGGGCCTCTATTCAGCTCGCTATGCATCAGACGATAATGCAAAGGTTCGACGTCTACTCAGCGAGCTAGGAAATTGTCCTTATCGTAGCGCGTGCTTCCGCAGTACGATGGTGCTAAGCAACCCTAGAGGCTGCTGCGTTGCCGCCGCTGAGGGTGTGTGTTGGGGTGAAGTCCTGACAGCGCCGGCTTATCCAAATGGAGGGTACGAGTCGTTGATTTGGGTGCGTGAAGCTCGGTGTAGCTATGGCCAACTCAATCTACCTCAACTGAATAAACTTGGCAGTCGAGGCAAAGCTGCGAGAGCACTAGCCACACTTTTGCGAAAACATCTAAAACTCGATTAA
- a CDS encoding BMC domain-containing protein: protein MISFANFEHREGRFSGSALVTGTEVQRSPVAGASCVVTTDSESPRLLRQNSHVQSIELRTYVFIDSLQPQLAAYMGTASQGFLPIPGDACLWMEVSPGMAVHRVTDIALKASNVRLGQMIVERAFGSMALYHRDQSTVLHSGDVVLEAIGGTVEQRNSAEVSWTEVIRAITPDHTVLINRQNRRGSMIEAGMSMFILETEPAGYVLIAANEAEKSSNITLVDVKAVGAFGRLTLAGREGDVEEAAAAAMRSIEMVNRNSTMR from the coding sequence ATGATCAGTTTCGCCAACTTCGAGCACCGAGAGGGGCGGTTTAGCGGTAGCGCGCTTGTGACCGGGACCGAAGTGCAGCGATCGCCTGTCGCAGGTGCTAGTTGCGTTGTTACAACGGATTCGGAGTCACCGCGGCTGTTGCGCCAGAACAGCCATGTGCAATCCATTGAGCTTCGCACTTATGTCTTTATTGATTCACTACAGCCGCAGTTGGCAGCCTACATGGGAACGGCTAGCCAGGGATTTCTTCCCATACCTGGCGACGCTTGCTTATGGATGGAAGTATCGCCAGGTATGGCAGTTCATCGAGTTACCGATATTGCGTTGAAGGCTAGCAATGTTCGCCTCGGCCAAATGATAGTGGAGCGGGCTTTTGGTTCCATGGCCCTCTATCATCGCGACCAAAGCACAGTACTTCATTCGGGCGACGTCGTTTTGGAAGCTATTGGCGGCACAGTTGAACAACGCAACTCTGCTGAGGTAAGCTGGACCGAGGTAATTCGTGCTATCACCCCTGATCATACCGTTCTGATCAATCGTCAAAACCGTCGCGGGTCGATGATTGAAGCAGGAATGAGTATGTTCATACTCGAAACAGAACCAGCTGGCTACGTGCTCATTGCAGCCAACGAAGCTGAGAAATCATCAAACATCACGCTCGTTGACGTAAAAGCGGTCGGAGCGTTTGGACGCCTAACCCTCGCTGGACGGGAAGGGGATGTAGAGGAGGCTGCTGCAGCTGCTATGCGCTCTATCGAAATGGTTAATCGCAACTCAACTATGCGTTGA
- a CDS encoding ferredoxin:protochlorophyllide reductase (ATP-dependent) subunit N, whose protein sequence is MSGPTLLKESGPREVFCGLTSIVWLHRRMPDAFFLVVGSRTCAYLIQSAAGVMIFAEPRFGTAILNERDLAGIADAQEELDRVAHELLQRRPEIRTLFLVGSCPSEVIKLDLARAAERLTEELQGRVRVINYSGSGIETTFTQGEDGALAALVPLLPASEERQLLLVGTLADAVEDRFTCLFSRLGISVIRSLPPRQSTNLPVVGPGTTVLLTQPYLTTTARLLRDRGARVLTTTFPLGAEGSRRWMEAAAHDFGISDGQVQAVLDPLMERARIALAHHREVLHGKRIFLLPESQLELPLARFLQRECGMELVEVGTPYLNRDQMAEEIALLPEGTPVVEGQHVELQLDRVRNNQPDLVVCGMGLANPLEAEGIATKWSIELVFSPIHGIDQAGELAELFSRPLRRHQLLAR, encoded by the coding sequence ATGTCCGGCCCAACCTTGCTTAAGGAAAGTGGACCGCGAGAAGTGTTCTGCGGACTCACGTCGATTGTTTGGCTTCACAGGCGAATGCCAGATGCCTTTTTTCTTGTTGTGGGATCTCGTACCTGTGCATATCTGATCCAAAGTGCAGCAGGAGTAATGATTTTTGCTGAGCCACGCTTTGGAACGGCAATTCTGAACGAACGCGATCTAGCTGGCATCGCAGACGCGCAAGAAGAACTTGATCGCGTCGCGCATGAGCTCCTGCAGCGTCGACCTGAAATTCGGACACTATTTCTTGTTGGCTCCTGTCCGAGCGAAGTGATCAAACTGGATTTAGCCCGTGCCGCGGAGCGGCTAACAGAAGAGCTTCAAGGTCGTGTCCGTGTTATTAACTATTCCGGCAGCGGCATCGAGACCACTTTTACACAAGGTGAGGACGGAGCACTCGCAGCACTCGTTCCACTGCTTCCAGCCTCTGAAGAACGCCAACTCTTACTTGTCGGCACATTGGCGGATGCCGTAGAAGACCGCTTCACATGCCTTTTCAGCAGGCTCGGTATTTCAGTGATACGGAGCTTGCCGCCGCGTCAATCGACAAATCTGCCTGTGGTCGGTCCCGGTACTACGGTGCTCTTGACACAGCCGTACCTTACAACTACGGCACGGCTGCTGCGGGATCGCGGTGCTCGGGTGCTTACCACAACCTTCCCCCTTGGTGCAGAGGGAAGTCGGCGCTGGATGGAAGCAGCCGCACATGACTTCGGCATCAGCGACGGCCAAGTGCAAGCGGTTCTTGATCCCCTGATGGAACGAGCTCGGATCGCTTTAGCTCACCATCGCGAGGTATTGCATGGAAAACGCATCTTTCTCCTTCCCGAATCTCAACTCGAGCTACCCCTCGCTCGTTTTCTTCAAAGGGAATGCGGCATGGAGCTCGTCGAGGTCGGCACTCCCTATCTCAATCGAGACCAGATGGCCGAAGAAATCGCCCTTCTACCAGAAGGAACACCGGTCGTGGAAGGTCAGCATGTTGAGCTGCAATTAGACAGAGTCCGTAATAACCAGCCAGATCTTGTAGTGTGTGGAATGGGTTTAGCCAACCCTTTAGAAGCAGAAGGGATCGCCACTAAGTGGTCTATCGAACTCGTCTTTAGCCCAATTCACGGAATCGATCAAGCTGGTGAATTGGCCGAACTGTTCTCAAGACCACTGAGACGACACCAGCTACTCGCGCGTTAG
- a CDS encoding ferredoxin:protochlorophyllide reductase (ATP-dependent) subunit B, with amino-acid sequence MELTLWTYEGPPHVGAMRIAASMKGVHYVLHAPQGDTYADLLFTMIERQNNRPPVTYTTFQARDLGGDTAELVKRHVREAVERFRPDALLVGESCTAELIQDQPGALAEGMGLDLPVVSLELPAYSKKENWGASETLYQLVRGLLKNHYVQSESRDPTAWISENRRPCVNLIGPSLLGFRCRDDVIEISRLLANHGININAVVPLEATVADILRLPQADLNVCLYAEIAETCCSWMERQFGLPFTRTIPIGVGATADFLEEIHGLLGMNPPDAKEGQRSSRLPWYSASVDSTYLTGKRVFIFGDGSHVLAAARIAKEELGFQVVGLGTYSREMARPVRAAAKALRLEALISDDYLAVEAAMAEAVPELVLGTQMERHCAKRLGIPCAVISTPMHVQDVPARFSPQMGWEGANVIFDNWVYPLMMGLEEHLIGMFRHDFEFVDGHQSHLGHLGGLQAAQAQVDETAATVREHSGNSTDSPSHSKVGVATPTLEWTLDGEAELKKIPFFVRGKVRRNTEIFAKEQGIARIDSEILYDAKAHYGA; translated from the coding sequence ATGGAATTAACGCTCTGGACTTATGAAGGTCCCCCGCATGTTGGGGCCATGCGAATTGCAGCTTCGATGAAAGGTGTGCATTACGTGTTGCACGCTCCGCAGGGCGATACCTATGCCGACCTTCTTTTCACCATGATTGAACGACAAAACAATCGACCACCCGTCACCTACACTACATTCCAAGCGCGTGACTTAGGCGGTGATACCGCAGAGCTCGTCAAGCGTCACGTGCGTGAAGCCGTTGAACGTTTCCGGCCCGATGCCCTTCTCGTTGGGGAAAGCTGCACAGCGGAATTGATTCAAGATCAACCCGGTGCTCTTGCTGAAGGGATGGGCTTGGACCTTCCGGTTGTGAGCCTTGAGCTTCCCGCCTACAGTAAAAAAGAAAACTGGGGAGCATCTGAAACCCTGTACCAATTGGTGCGTGGGCTTCTTAAGAATCACTATGTTCAAAGCGAGAGCCGAGATCCAACAGCCTGGATATCAGAAAATCGAAGGCCCTGCGTAAATCTGATTGGACCTTCACTCCTGGGATTTCGCTGTCGTGATGACGTAATCGAAATCAGTAGGCTTCTAGCGAACCATGGCATCAACATCAATGCCGTAGTTCCACTTGAGGCTACGGTGGCTGATATTTTGCGGTTGCCACAGGCAGACTTAAACGTTTGTCTTTATGCGGAAATCGCTGAAACCTGTTGCAGTTGGATGGAACGCCAATTTGGACTCCCATTTACTCGAACGATACCCATTGGCGTGGGTGCCACAGCTGATTTTTTGGAAGAGATTCACGGACTCCTCGGGATGAATCCACCTGATGCAAAAGAAGGGCAACGTAGTTCCAGATTGCCCTGGTATTCTGCATCCGTCGACTCGACATATCTCACCGGCAAACGTGTTTTTATTTTTGGAGATGGAAGCCACGTTTTAGCTGCTGCACGAATTGCCAAGGAAGAACTGGGTTTTCAAGTGGTAGGATTGGGCACTTACAGCCGGGAGATGGCTCGTCCGGTGCGAGCTGCAGCAAAAGCTTTAAGGCTGGAAGCCCTGATAAGCGATGACTATTTGGCCGTGGAAGCTGCGATGGCTGAGGCCGTGCCGGAACTAGTGCTCGGGACGCAAATGGAGCGTCACTGTGCCAAACGTTTAGGAATTCCTTGTGCGGTGATCAGTACGCCTATGCATGTACAAGATGTACCGGCACGATTTAGCCCTCAAATGGGATGGGAAGGTGCCAATGTGATTTTTGATAACTGGGTTTACCCACTAATGATGGGTTTGGAAGAGCACCTAATCGGGATGTTCCGTCATGATTTTGAATTTGTGGACGGACATCAAAGTCATCTAGGCCATCTGGGTGGCCTACAAGCAGCTCAAGCTCAGGTTGACGAAACAGCTGCCACAGTAAGAGAACACAGTGGGAACAGTACTGACTCCCCAAGCCATTCCAAAGTTGGCGTCGCGACGCCAACTTTGGAATGGACCCTTGATGGCGAAGCCGAATTGAAAAAAATTCCATTCTTTGTACGCGGCAAGGTGCGGCGGAACACGGAGATCTTTGCTAAAGAACAGGGCATAGCCCGTATTGATAGTGAAATTCTCTATGACGCCAAAGCTCACTACGGCGCTTGA
- the bchL gene encoding ferredoxin:protochlorophyllide reductase (ATP-dependent) iron-sulfur ATP-binding protein: MTTTLSRPTDGEGSVQVLQDPKIKIEDGALVIAVYGKGGIGKSTTSSNLSAAFSRLGKRVLQIGCDPKHDSTFTLTHRMVPTVIDILEEVDFHSEELRPKDFVFTGFNGVKCVESGGPPAGTGCGGYVTGQTVKLLKEHHLLEETDVVIFDVLGDVVCGGFAAPLQHANYCLIVTANDFDSIFAMNRIVQAIQAKAKNYKVRLGGVVANRSKDTDQIDKFNERTGLRTMAHFKDVDAIRRSRLKKCTIFEMDENDEGVMAVCNEYLCLAQNMLDKVEPLEVVSLKDREIFDLLGFD, from the coding sequence ATGACAACCACGCTGTCGCGTCCTACGGATGGAGAGGGAAGTGTTCAAGTCCTTCAGGACCCGAAAATAAAGATCGAAGACGGGGCTCTCGTTATTGCGGTTTATGGCAAGGGTGGAATAGGTAAATCCACCACTTCATCAAACCTATCAGCCGCCTTTTCAAGGCTCGGAAAACGTGTTTTGCAAATCGGTTGTGATCCTAAACACGACAGCACCTTCACCTTGACCCACAGAATGGTGCCAACGGTGATTGATATTCTCGAAGAGGTGGACTTTCATAGCGAAGAACTGCGTCCGAAAGACTTCGTTTTCACCGGGTTCAATGGCGTAAAATGTGTAGAAAGTGGTGGACCACCTGCCGGAACTGGTTGCGGCGGCTATGTTACCGGACAGACCGTAAAGTTACTCAAAGAGCATCACCTGCTAGAGGAAACTGATGTTGTAATCTTCGATGTTCTTGGCGATGTAGTTTGTGGTGGATTTGCAGCCCCACTGCAGCATGCTAACTATTGCTTGATTGTAACAGCCAACGATTTTGACTCAATCTTCGCGATGAATCGCATTGTACAGGCTATTCAAGCTAAAGCTAAAAATTACAAAGTTCGATTGGGTGGCGTCGTTGCAAACCGTTCAAAAGATACCGATCAAATCGATAAATTCAATGAGCGCACTGGCCTGCGCACCATGGCTCATTTTAAGGATGTGGACGCAATCCGACGCTCACGGCTGAAAAAGTGCACTATCTTCGAGATGGATGAGAACGATGAAGGAGTCATGGCTGTTTGTAATGAATATTTATGCCTCGCACAGAATATGCTTGATAAAGTTGAACCCCTTGAAGTAGTCTCTCTTAAAGACCGTGAAATTTTTGACCTACTTGGGTTCGACTAA
- a CDS encoding protochlorophyllide reductase — protein MYGTPGTVLITGTTSGIGLNAANTLAMHGWQVITANRSPQRATAAAAELKIPKERIEHVAMDLGDLDSIRRSMQSLPEKLDAVVCNAAVYKPKLKQPERSPQGYEISMATNHLGHFLLIQLLLDRLRASNHPSRRVVILGTVTANSKELGGKIPIPAPADLGDLSGFELGFLDPVSMANGREFKPGKAYKDSKLCNMIMMQELHQRLHEKTGITFSSLYPGCVADSSLFRNAPKAFQVIFPWFQKNITGGYVTQALAGDRVAKVLADSDFAESGVHWSWGNRQKKNGKQFNQQLSEQATDRETASKVWNLSKQLVGLH, from the coding sequence ATGTACGGCACACCAGGCACTGTTTTGATTACTGGTACGACATCGGGTATTGGTCTAAACGCTGCGAACACTTTGGCAATGCACGGCTGGCAGGTGATTACGGCCAATCGCAGTCCACAACGGGCAACAGCAGCGGCAGCAGAACTGAAGATCCCTAAAGAGCGAATAGAGCACGTTGCAATGGATCTCGGTGATTTAGATAGTATTCGTCGCTCTATGCAAAGTCTTCCGGAGAAGCTTGATGCTGTCGTTTGTAATGCTGCGGTTTACAAGCCGAAGTTGAAGCAACCCGAGCGTTCACCACAAGGTTATGAAATATCGATGGCCACTAATCACTTAGGCCATTTTCTGCTGATCCAACTTTTGCTAGATCGTTTGAGGGCATCTAATCACCCATCTAGGCGTGTTGTGATTCTCGGCACGGTAACGGCAAATTCAAAGGAATTAGGCGGTAAAATTCCTATTCCTGCACCAGCTGACTTAGGAGATCTTTCTGGCTTTGAGTTGGGTTTTCTAGATCCTGTTTCTATGGCTAATGGGAGGGAATTTAAGCCAGGGAAGGCTTATAAAGACAGCAAGTTATGCAATATGATCATGATGCAAGAGCTGCATCAGCGGCTTCATGAAAAAACAGGTATCACGTTTAGTTCTCTCTATCCCGGTTGTGTCGCAGACTCGTCACTGTTTCGTAATGCCCCGAAAGCATTTCAAGTGATCTTTCCTTGGTTCCAAAAAAATATTACCGGCGGTTATGTCACCCAAGCGCTAGCTGGTGACCGAGTCGCCAAGGTGTTGGCAGATTCAGATTTTGCTGAATCTGGGGTGCATTGGAGTTGGGGCAACCGCCAAAAGAAAAATGGCAAGCAATTCAACCAGCAACTGTCGGAACAGGCTACTGATCGAGAAACTGCCTCAAAAGTGTGGAACTTATCCAAACAACTTGTCGGACTTCACTAA